The Henckelia pumila isolate YLH828 chromosome 2, ASM3356847v2, whole genome shotgun sequence genome includes a window with the following:
- the LOC140878307 gene encoding uncharacterized protein, protein MANTHPPAWNLPPRSAMDDPMSSFFLHHSDNPGLILVSQQLTGENFASWSRSMKIALSVKNKLGFIDGSIHKPAAADVNLLNAWTRNNNIVISWLLNSVSKDISASILFAESALNIWNDLKDRFQQSNGPRIFQIRRELLSLRQDQDSVSIYFTKLKSLWNELNHFRPTCDCGKCVCNGVKNIDAYFHMDYNMTFLMGLNDSFAHVRSQVLLLEPLPPITRVFALVMQEERQRMVGASSTPNSLKNEMAFMLKGEPSQKPQSSRTRQKFHRGRPYCTACKAQGHTVDTCYKIHGYPPGFKHHNSTSNRASNSSVNQVSTNTSSRATNSSSNIFQNLDKTHMDQLLNMLIQHISASDINSESQEGNNISGTCFSISVPKLLKSPTYWIVDSGASKHICANIDAFVSYM, encoded by the coding sequence ATGGCGAACACACATCCCCCAGCTTGGAATCTGCCGCCACGATCTGCCATGGATGATCCGATGAGTTCATTCTTCCTTCATCATTCTGACAATCCAGGATTGATTCTTGTTTCGCAGCAACTCACAGGTGAGAATTTTGCATCTTGGAGCAGATCCATGAAGATTGCTCTATctgttaaaaataaattaggttTCATAGATGGATCGATTCACAAACCAGCTGCTGCCGATGTGAATTTGCTCAATGCCTGGACTCGCAACAACAACATTGTAATCTCATGGTTATTGAATTCTGTCTCCAAAGATATTTCAGCGAGCATCCTATTTGCTGAATCTGCGCTTAATATCTGGAATGATCTCAAAGATCGATTCCAGCAGAGTAATGGCCCTCGAATCTTTCAGATTCGCCGTGAATTGCTTTCCCTTCGCCAAGATCAGGACTCTGTAAGTATCTACTTCACCAAACTCAAGTCACTCTGGAACGAGTTAAATCATTTTCGACCGACATGTGATTGTGGAAAATGCGTTTGTAATGGGGTCAAGAACATCGATGCATATTTCCACATGGACTACAATATGACTTTTCTCATGGGTCTCAATGACTCCTTTGCACATGTTAGAAGTCAAGTCTTGTTACTTGAGCCACTTCCTCCCATCACTCGGGTATTTGCTTTAGTTATGCAAGAGGAACGCCAAAGAATGGTTGGTGCTTCATCCACCCCAAATTCTTTGAAAAATGAGATGGCATTTATGCTCAAAGGTGAGCCATCTCAGAAACCACAATCATCTCGCACTAGGCAGAAATTCCACAGAGGAAGACCTTATTGTACAGCTTGCAAAGCTCAGGGACACACAGTTGACACATGTTACAAAATACATGGATATCCACCGGGTTTCAAACATCACAATTCCACTTCCAATAGGGCTTCCAACTCTTCTGTCAATCAAGTTTCCACTAATACATCTTCAAGAGCTACAAATTCATCTtcaaacatatttcaaaatctggacaaaacacatatGGATCAGTTGCTGAATatgcttatacaacacatctcaGCAAGTGACATAAATAGTGAATCCCAGGAAGGTAACAATATCTCAGGTACTTGTTTTTCAATCTCAGTTCCAAAGCTCTTAAAGTCCCCAACATATTGGATAGTGGATTCTGGTGCATCCAAACACATATGTGCAAACATTGATGCTTTTGTTAGTTACATGTAA